From the genome of Deltaproteobacteria bacterium, one region includes:
- a CDS encoding cysteine hydrolase → MIEFAGRQISNELKEVVDPKCTVLLVWDMQNDQAGGSFNKDALIRNAPPLIAAAAKAGIKTVYTRQTPFLWSEEATTWIRRAMKNEKVDHPSKLKPRRLKGSTNWEIMAPFKPAPEDIVIDKRRPSMFIGNEFETIMHNIGATTTVMIGCTTDGGVEMTVRDGHNRGHSMVIVRDCVGTYTEEGHNAALKRIEKFADVVESKELIEIWQR, encoded by the coding sequence ATGATTGAATTCGCCGGCCGACAAATTTCCAACGAATTGAAAGAAGTGGTCGATCCCAAATGCACCGTCCTGCTGGTCTGGGACATGCAGAACGATCAGGCCGGCGGCTCGTTCAACAAAGACGCGCTGATCCGCAATGCGCCGCCGCTCATCGCCGCCGCGGCCAAGGCGGGAATCAAGACGGTCTACACGCGCCAGACGCCGTTTCTCTGGAGCGAAGAAGCGACTACCTGGATTCGCCGGGCGATGAAGAACGAGAAAGTCGATCACCCGAGCAAATTGAAACCGCGCCGCCTGAAGGGCAGCACCAACTGGGAAATCATGGCACCGTTCAAACCGGCGCCGGAAGATATCGTCATCGATAAAAGACGGCCGAGCATGTTCATCGGTAACGAGTTCGAAACCATCATGCACAACATCGGCGCGACGACGACCGTCATGATCGGCTGCACCACCGACGGCGGCGTCGAGATGACCGTACGCGACGGCCACAATCGCGGCCACTCCATGGTCATCGTCCGCGACTGCGTCGGGACTTATACCGAAGAAGGCCACAACGCCGCGCTCAAGCGCATTGAAAAATTCGCCGATGTGGTGGAGTCGAAGGAGCTGATCGAAATCTGGCAGCGTTAA
- a CDS encoding 4Fe-4S dicluster domain-containing protein, translating to MKVKIVESLCIACGLCREVCPERAVHPKMQDIHHMYEVIESECTGCADCLPYCPEPGALQQYQSS from the coding sequence ATGAAAGTCAAAATCGTCGAATCCCTCTGCATCGCCTGCGGCCTGTGCCGCGAAGTCTGCCCCGAGCGCGCCGTCCATCCCAAGATGCAGGACATCCATCACATGTACGAAGTGATCGAAAGCGAATGCACCGGCTGCGCCGACTGCTTGCCTTACTGTCCGGAGCCGGGAGCTTTGCAACAATATCAAAGTTCGTAG